A region of Vigna radiata var. radiata cultivar VC1973A chromosome 10, Vradiata_ver6, whole genome shotgun sequence DNA encodes the following proteins:
- the LOC106775396 gene encoding H/ACA ribonucleoprotein complex subunit 2-like protein, whose translation MGSDSETERSVQKEKEKKKMQSLAPIAKPLAGKKLCKRTLKLVRRAAEHKCLKRGVKEVVKSIRRGQKGFCVIAGNISPIDVITHVPVLCEESDIPYVYVPSKEDLAGAGATKRPTCCVLVQTKPAKGELEHEEQEKLKSDYDQVVSEVKKLAASLF comes from the exons ATGGGGAGCGACAGCGAGACAGAGAGATCGGTGcaaaaggagaaggagaagaagaagatgcagTCTCTAGCTCCCATAGCTAAGCCGCTTGCTGGCAAGAAGCTTTGCAAGCGTACCCTTAAACTTGTTCGCAGAG CCGCCGAACACAAATGCTTAAAGAGAGGAGTCAAGGAGGTCGTTAAAAGCATTAGGAGAGGTCAGAAAGG ATTCTGTGTTATCGCTGGCAACATTTCGCCGATTGATGTCATCACCCATGTTCCCGTTCTCTGTGAAGAGTCTGACATTCCATACGTATAtgtcccatccaaagaa GATCTGGCTGGTGCAGGAGCAACAAAGAGGCCTACTTGCTGTGTTTTGGTACAGACGAAACCTGCAAAGGGTGAATTAGAGCATGAGGAACAAGAGAAACTAAAGTCTGACTATGATCAAGTTGTGTCGGAAGTTAAGAAGCTTGCAGCTTCACTTTTTTGA
- the LOC106774756 gene encoding protein STRICTOSIDINE SYNTHASE-LIKE 12-like, with product MLSKITMVITFSAIFMTFLLCSPSVGVSLARLPLPSPITGPESLAFDRNGGGPYVGVSDGRILKYVGPRGFQEYGYTSPTRNKTLCDGLADFSEVQAQCGRPLGLRFNHQTNELYVADAYFGLVKIGPNGGAPIQSFKILQSQENRGNFTFDFLDGIDIDMDTGIIYLTQASTNFRFRDARALENSRDQTGSLFSVDPKKNETRVLMRNLALAAGVAVSRDGSFVVVSEYLGNRIQRFWLKGPRANSSDLFLQLRGRPDNIRTNSRGQFWIAVNDVLLPNPPSRPVIIPRGLRVGENGVVSRIVSLVRELGSETVSEVHEHNGTLYSGSLHASYVSISTVF from the exons ATGTTGTCTAAAATCACAATGGTTATCACTTTCTCTGCAATTTTTATGACATTCCTTCTCTGTTCACCATCAGTGGGTGTATCTCTTGCAAGGTTACCACTACCATCACCAATCACAGGCCCTGAATCTCTAGCATTTGATCGAAACGGTGGAGGGCCATACGTTGGTGTTTCTGATGGAAGAATTCTCAAATACGTTGGTCCAAGGGGATTCCAGGAATATGGCTACACTTCACCAACCAG GAACAAAACATTGTGTGATGGGCTTGCTGATTTCTCAGAAGTCCAAGCACAATGTGGAAGACCTTTAGGATTACGTTTCAACCATCAAACAAACGAACTATATGTCGCAGATGCTTATTTTGGGCTTGTGAAGATCGGACCCAATGGTGGAGCACCGATTCAATCTTTCAAAATTCTGCAATCACAAGAGAATCGTGGCAACTTCACTTTTGACTTTCTTGATGGAATTGACATTGATATGGACACTGGAATCATTTATTTAACCCAAGCTAGTACTAACTTCCGTTTCAG GGATGCAAGAGCACTAGAAAACAGTAGAGATCAAACGGGGAGCTTATTCTCAGTAGACCCGAAGAAGAACGAAACAAGAGTTTTGATGAGAAATCTTGCATTGGCAGCTGGGGTGGCAGTGAGCAGAGATGGATCATTTGTTGTTGTGAGCGAATACTTGGGAAATAGAATCCAAAGGTTTTGGCTGAAAGGTCCAAGAGCAAATTCTTCTGATTTATTCTTGCAACTAAGGGGAAGACCAGACAACATTAGGACCAACTCAAGGGGACAATTCTGGATTGCTGTTAATGATGTTTTACTACCAAATCCACCTTCAAGGCCTGTTATCATACCCAGAGGACTCAGAGTAGGAGAGAACGGTGTCGTTTCTCGGATTGTGTCTCTTGTTCGAGAGTTAGGAAGTGAGACAGTGAGTGAGGTTCATGAACACAATGGGACACTCTATTCTGGCTCCTTGCATGCTTCTTATGTTTCCATTTCTACTGTCTTTTAG
- the LOC106774757 gene encoding uncharacterized protein LOC106774757, with the protein MDVWAHDVIILLQQKFGLNEPAAVNIMELHIQFHQAKQETIVIENPEGNQLHFESLPSLRKYSFGDIIEWPSLKKVTVNDCPNIIKFGLGRIKSLILENQPSLADIFESLDDEFSTIVEYEIGDTEELHKRMHNLGPSHFTNIVVFRAKNCDETLTKFIYILMKRSKKLQVIEIQHCETSGYLFDLLEPAFKGLKYLRGIKELKVIEVNQMVSLCSWDVAGYFDFKSLEIVHLESCHSIKVLFYSKSFSTMLCELKELKLEACEDLYEIFHYSPFNYSSLFFPRLSKVELKSLSKFMRLSRVALCSLF; encoded by the exons ATG GATGTCTGGGCGCATGATGTTATAATATTGCTACAACAAAAGTTTGGGTTGAATGAGCCGGCAGCAGTCAACATAATG GAGTTACACATACAATTTCATCAAGCTAAACAAGAGACAATTGTAATAGAAAATCCAGAAGGAAATCAATTACACTTTGAAAGCTTACCAAGTTTAAGGAAATATTCTTTTGGAGATATCATTGAGTGGCCATCATTAAAGAAAGTGACAGTGAACGATTGTCCCAACATAATAAAGTTTGGTTTGGgaagaataaaatcattaatcTTGGAAAACCAACCGTCTCTGGCTGATATTTTTGAATCATTG GATGATGAGTTTTCAACGATTGTTGAATATGAGATTGGTGACACTGAGGAATTACACAAAAGAATGCATAACCTTGGACCTTCACATTTCACAAACATTGTAGTGTTTCGAGCAAAAAACTGTGATGAAACGTtgactaaatttatatatattttgatgaagAGGTCAAAAAAACTTCAAGTTATTGAAATTCAGCATTGTGAAACATCAGGATATCTATTTGACCTTTTGGAACCTGCTTTTAAGGGATTAAAGTATTTGAGAGGAATAAAGGAATTAAAAGTAATTGAAGTAAATCAGATGGTGTCATTATGCAGTTGGGATGTTGCAGGATATTTTGACTTCAAAAGTCTGGAAATTGTACACCTCGAAAGTTGTCACTCTATAAAGGTTCTCTTCTATTCAAAATCCTTTTCCACAATGCTTTGCGAACTAAAGGAATTAAAGTTAGAGGCATGTGAggatttatatgaaatatttcaCTACTCTCCATTCAATTATTCTTCTTTGTTCTTCCCAAGATTAAGTAAAGTGGAGCTAAAGTCTCTCTCAAAATTCATGAGGTTGTCACGTGTTGCTCTATGTAGCCTCTTTTAA
- the LOC111242698 gene encoding uncharacterized protein LOC111242698, producing the protein MVIWADEILILLQKFGFNEEAALNITLLHEKLLQAKEETVVIENPEAKQLHFESLPSLKNYSSGDISEWPSLKKVTVNHCPNIRKFGLGRTKSVILKNQSSLGDIFESWDDWFSTIGEYEIDDTEELHKRMHNLRPLHFTNIVVFRAKNCDEMLTEFIYILMKRSKKLQVIEIQCCKTSGYLFDLLDRTLMDKEFKYLRGIKELKLIEVYHMFLLCSWYVPEYFDFKSLEIVHLKSCHSIKFLFDPQSFSTRLSELKELKLEACETLLQVVEYSEYSLSFPRLSKVELKSLSKFRMFSERDDFSSLKTLIIEECPCLEEFTINQAILVDFSGPKDKTLPELDELRLDGCHLLLYVASFKTPPEKMKLKKLFVSNCYALKMVISKSTYPTS; encoded by the exons ATG GTTATCTGGGCGGATGAAATTCTAATATTGCTACAAAAGTTTGGGTTCAATGAGGAGGCAGCACTCAACATAACG CTGTTACATGAAAAACTTCTTCAAGCTAAAGAAGAGACGGTTGTAATAGAAAATCCAGAAGCAAAGCAATTACACTTTGAAAGCTTACCGAGTTTAAAGAATTATTCTTCTGGAGATATCAGTGAGTGGCCATCACTAAAGAAAGTGACTGTGAATCATTGTCCCAACATAAGAAAGTTTGGTTTGGGAAGAACAAAATCAGTAATCTTGAAAAACCAATCGTCTCTGGGAGATATTTTTGAATCATGG GATGATTGGTTTTCAACGATTGGTGAATATGAGATTGATGACACTGAGGAATTACATAAAAGAATGCATAACCTTCGACCTTTACATTTCACAAACATTGTAGTGTTTCGAGCAAAAAACTGTGATGAAATGTTGactgaatttatatatattttgatgaagAGGTCAAAAAAGCTTCAAGTTATTGAAATTCAGTGTTGTAAAACATCAGGATATCTATTTGACCTTTTGGATCGTACTTTAATGGATAAAGAGTTTAAGTATTTGAGAGGAATAAAGGAATTAAAGCTAATAGAAGTATATCATATGTTTTTACTATGCAGTTGGTATGTTCCAGAATATTTTGACTTCAAAAGTCTGGAAATTGTACACCTCAAAAGTTGTCACTCTATAAAGTTTCTCTTCGATCCACAATCCTTTTCCACAAGGCTTTCAGAACTAAAGGAATTAAAGTTAGAAGCATGTGAGACTTTATTGCAAGTAGTTGAATACTCCGAATATTCTTTGTCCTTCCCAAGATTAAGTAAAGTGGAGCTAAAGTCTCTCTCAAAATTTAGGATGTTTTCTGAAAGGGATGATTTTTCAAGTTTGAAAACATTGATAATAGAAGAATGTCCTTGTCTAGAAGAGTTCACAATAAACCAAGCAATTTTAGTAGATTTCTCAGGTCCAAAGGATAAAACTTTACCTGAGTTGGATGAATTGAGATTAGATGGTTGTCACCTGTTGCTCTATGTAGCCTCTTTTAAGACACCGCCCGagaagatgaaattgaagaaactCTTTGTGAGTAATTGCTATGCATTGAAAATG GTTATATCAAAATCTACATACCCTACAAGTTGA